In a genomic window of Punica granatum isolate Tunisia-2019 chromosome 6, ASM765513v2, whole genome shotgun sequence:
- the LOC116211110 gene encoding NAD(P)H-quinone oxidoreductase subunit O, chloroplastic: MAFSATFSHNPFPHLSPLPQPARKSLNFLLHLPSVRTIKAAAEPEKGKVAQAKPEGGSTNAQPATIKPPKKPVYSMKKGQIVRVDKEKYLNSINYLSVGHPPYYKGLDYIYEDRGEVLDLRIFETGEYALVAWVGIPTAPAWLPTDMLIKSEKLNYERL, encoded by the exons ATGGCCTTCTCTGCAACTTTCTCGCATAATCCATTTCCCCACCTGTCTCCTCTCCCACAACCCGCAAGGAAAAGCCTCAACTTTCTCCTTCACCTGCCGTCGGTTAGAACCATCAAAGCAGCTGCAGAACCAGAGAAGGGGAAAGTCGCGCAGGCCAAGCCTGAAGGGGGCTCCACCAATGCTCAGCCTGCCACTATAAAACCACCCAAGAAGCCCGTCTACTCGA TGAAAAAAGGACAGATTGTGAGAGTCGATAAGGAGAAGTATCTCAATAGCATTAAC TATTTATCTGTAGGACATCCGCCGTATTACAAAGGTCTGGACTACATTTACGAGGATCGTGGCGAG GTCTTGGATTTGAGGATCTTCGAGACAGGTGAATATGCACTG GTTGCCTGGGTAGGGATTCCGACTGCACCAGCTTGGCTTCCAACTGATATGCTCATCAAG TCAGAGAAACTCAACTACGAGAGACTGTGA
- the LOC116211109 gene encoding mitogen-activated protein kinase kinase kinase 3-like isoform X1, translating to MPAWWPRKSRKPKKNSPESQPISPQSNSHSPAFKSPAKSDAQKNNLLNDHHRHPHKSKDVGVDRLPGGSGFESDGPGESYGLPLPRPSISSTHSLGNENGSGSVSSVSSSGSADDHPLQLGVQRRPADIKFAPRSRSPGPGSRGPTSPTSPHSRFCNMSLESPKWWQEECRSSSHPLPLPPGSPTSPSSVLSPRMPSLENPNSNVSKWKRGKLLGQGTFGNVYIGFNSETGQMCAIKEVRVASDDRSFKESLKQLSQEINLLSQLSHPNIVQYYGSELDEETLSVYLEYVSGGSIHKLLQEYGPLNEPVIQNYTRQIISGLAYLHRKSVVHRDVKGANILVGTNGEIKLADFGMAKHITACASMLSFKGSPYWMAPEVVMNTNGYSFAVDIWSLGCTILEMATSKPPWSQYEGVAAIFKIGNSKEIPKIPDHLSSNAKSFIRLCLQREPQARPTALQLLDHPFVRATDGSGTRTPPALDLHSERPLIAGPADLGYEANPAAMSSRALRSPRESFRAITSLPVSPCSSPLRQFGATHRSCFPSPPHPYSSAGRSGYSNNNTNNIIDFCLYPTTPNRRYSFDPWQEASPFRTQTPGGSPPRSRII from the exons ATGCCTGCTTGGTGGCCGAGGAAGTCCCGGAAGCCCAAGAAGAACTCGCCGGAGTCCCAACCCATTAGCCCGCAGAGCAATTCCCACAGCCCCGCCTTCAAATCAccggcgaagagcgatgcccAGAAGAATAATCTTCTCAATGATCACCATCGCCACCCCCACAAGAGCAAGGATGTCGGGGTTGACCGGTTGCCTGGCGGGTCGGGCTTCGAATCGGACGGTCCCGGCGAGAGCTATGGCCTCCCCCTCCCCCGGCCTTCCATCTCCTCGACCCACTCGCTCGGGAATGAGAACGGGTCGGGATCGGTCTCGAGCGTGAGCTCGTCGGGCTCCGCGGACGATCATCCCTTGCAGCTCGGTGTTCAAAG GAGACCTGCTGATATTAAGTTTGCTCCCAGGTCGAGAAGCCCGGGCCCGGGATCCAGGGGCCCCACAAGCCCCACATCACCTCACAGCCGATTTTGCAACATGAGTCTTGAGTCCCCCAAGTGGTGGCAGGAAGAGTGCCGAAGTTCTTCTCACCCTCTGCCTCTTCCACCGGGTTCTCCCACCAGCCCTTCTTCTGTATTGAGCCCGAGAATGCCGAGCCTTGAAAACCCCAATTCTAATGTATCAAAATGGAAGAGAGGAAAGCTTCTGGGACAGGGAACTTTCGGGAACGTGTATATTGGATTTAACAG TGAAACTGGGCAAATGTGTGCAATCAAAGAAGTTCGGGTGGCTTCCGATGATCGGTCATTCAAGGAGAGTCTCAAGCAGCTTAGCCAG GAAATAAATTTGCTTAGCCAGCTTTCGCATCCAAACATTGTCCAATACTATGGAAGTGAACTG GACGAAGAAACTCTTTCTGTCTATCTGGAATATGTGTCTGGTGGCTCGATACACAAATTGCTTCAAGAATATGGCCCACTAAATGAACCTGTCATACAAAATTACACGAGACAGATAATATCTGGGCTTGCGTATTTGCATAGAAAATCTGTCGTGCATAG GGATGTGAAGGGGGCAAACATACTGGTCGGGACAAATGGTGAAATCAAGTTGGCAGACTTTGGCATGGCTAAGCAT ATAACGGCTTGTGCATCAATGCTTTCTTTCAAGGGCAGTCCTTATTGGATGGCACCAGAG GTTGTCATGAACACAAATGGGTACAGTTTCGCAGTTGATATATGGAGCTTGGGATGCACGATTCTCGAGATGGCAACTTCAAAGCCACCCTGGAGCCAATATGAAGGG GTTGCTGCAATATTTAAGATAGGGAACAGCAAAGAAATCCCAAAGATTCCCGACCATCTTTCTAGTAACGCTAAGAGCTTCATAAGGCTCTGCTTGCAGAGAGAACCGCAAGCTCGACCCACAGCTTTGCAGTTGCTAGACCATCCCTTTGTTCGAGCAACTGATGGGAGTGGGACCCGCACACCA CCGGCGCTGGACCTTCATTCTGAGAGGCCGCTTATAGCAGGTCCTGCTGATTTGGGCTATGAAGCCAATCCTGCTGCCATGTCTTCTCGAGCTCTAAGAAGCCCGAG AGAAAGTTTTCGGGCGATCACGTCCCTACCCGTCTCTCCGTGTTCGAGCCCATTGAGGCAGTTTGGTGCCACGCATAGGAGCTGCTTTCCATCTCCACCTCACCCCTATTCCTCGGCAGGACGGAGTGGGTACAGTAATAACAATACTAATAACATAATCGACTTCTGCCTGTATCCCACAACACCAAACAGGAGGTATAGCTTCGATCCTTGGCAGGAGGCCTCTCCTTTCCGAACTCAAACTCCTGGTGGGTCCCCCCCGAGATCGAGAATCATTTAA
- the LOC116211109 gene encoding mitogen-activated protein kinase kinase kinase 3-like isoform X2 — MPAWWPRKSRKPKKNSPESQPISPQSNSHSPAFKSPAKSDAQKNNLLNDHHRHPHKSKDVGVDRLPGGSGFESDGPGESYGLPLPRPSISSTHSLGNENGSGSVSSVSSSGSADDHPLQLGVQRSRSPGPGSRGPTSPTSPHSRFCNMSLESPKWWQEECRSSSHPLPLPPGSPTSPSSVLSPRMPSLENPNSNVSKWKRGKLLGQGTFGNVYIGFNSETGQMCAIKEVRVASDDRSFKESLKQLSQEINLLSQLSHPNIVQYYGSELDEETLSVYLEYVSGGSIHKLLQEYGPLNEPVIQNYTRQIISGLAYLHRKSVVHRDVKGANILVGTNGEIKLADFGMAKHITACASMLSFKGSPYWMAPEVVMNTNGYSFAVDIWSLGCTILEMATSKPPWSQYEGVAAIFKIGNSKEIPKIPDHLSSNAKSFIRLCLQREPQARPTALQLLDHPFVRATDGSGTRTPPALDLHSERPLIAGPADLGYEANPAAMSSRALRSPRESFRAITSLPVSPCSSPLRQFGATHRSCFPSPPHPYSSAGRSGYSNNNTNNIIDFCLYPTTPNRRYSFDPWQEASPFRTQTPGGSPPRSRII, encoded by the exons ATGCCTGCTTGGTGGCCGAGGAAGTCCCGGAAGCCCAAGAAGAACTCGCCGGAGTCCCAACCCATTAGCCCGCAGAGCAATTCCCACAGCCCCGCCTTCAAATCAccggcgaagagcgatgcccAGAAGAATAATCTTCTCAATGATCACCATCGCCACCCCCACAAGAGCAAGGATGTCGGGGTTGACCGGTTGCCTGGCGGGTCGGGCTTCGAATCGGACGGTCCCGGCGAGAGCTATGGCCTCCCCCTCCCCCGGCCTTCCATCTCCTCGACCCACTCGCTCGGGAATGAGAACGGGTCGGGATCGGTCTCGAGCGTGAGCTCGTCGGGCTCCGCGGACGATCATCCCTTGCAGCTCGGTGTTCAAAG GTCGAGAAGCCCGGGCCCGGGATCCAGGGGCCCCACAAGCCCCACATCACCTCACAGCCGATTTTGCAACATGAGTCTTGAGTCCCCCAAGTGGTGGCAGGAAGAGTGCCGAAGTTCTTCTCACCCTCTGCCTCTTCCACCGGGTTCTCCCACCAGCCCTTCTTCTGTATTGAGCCCGAGAATGCCGAGCCTTGAAAACCCCAATTCTAATGTATCAAAATGGAAGAGAGGAAAGCTTCTGGGACAGGGAACTTTCGGGAACGTGTATATTGGATTTAACAG TGAAACTGGGCAAATGTGTGCAATCAAAGAAGTTCGGGTGGCTTCCGATGATCGGTCATTCAAGGAGAGTCTCAAGCAGCTTAGCCAG GAAATAAATTTGCTTAGCCAGCTTTCGCATCCAAACATTGTCCAATACTATGGAAGTGAACTG GACGAAGAAACTCTTTCTGTCTATCTGGAATATGTGTCTGGTGGCTCGATACACAAATTGCTTCAAGAATATGGCCCACTAAATGAACCTGTCATACAAAATTACACGAGACAGATAATATCTGGGCTTGCGTATTTGCATAGAAAATCTGTCGTGCATAG GGATGTGAAGGGGGCAAACATACTGGTCGGGACAAATGGTGAAATCAAGTTGGCAGACTTTGGCATGGCTAAGCAT ATAACGGCTTGTGCATCAATGCTTTCTTTCAAGGGCAGTCCTTATTGGATGGCACCAGAG GTTGTCATGAACACAAATGGGTACAGTTTCGCAGTTGATATATGGAGCTTGGGATGCACGATTCTCGAGATGGCAACTTCAAAGCCACCCTGGAGCCAATATGAAGGG GTTGCTGCAATATTTAAGATAGGGAACAGCAAAGAAATCCCAAAGATTCCCGACCATCTTTCTAGTAACGCTAAGAGCTTCATAAGGCTCTGCTTGCAGAGAGAACCGCAAGCTCGACCCACAGCTTTGCAGTTGCTAGACCATCCCTTTGTTCGAGCAACTGATGGGAGTGGGACCCGCACACCA CCGGCGCTGGACCTTCATTCTGAGAGGCCGCTTATAGCAGGTCCTGCTGATTTGGGCTATGAAGCCAATCCTGCTGCCATGTCTTCTCGAGCTCTAAGAAGCCCGAG AGAAAGTTTTCGGGCGATCACGTCCCTACCCGTCTCTCCGTGTTCGAGCCCATTGAGGCAGTTTGGTGCCACGCATAGGAGCTGCTTTCCATCTCCACCTCACCCCTATTCCTCGGCAGGACGGAGTGGGTACAGTAATAACAATACTAATAACATAATCGACTTCTGCCTGTATCCCACAACACCAAACAGGAGGTATAGCTTCGATCCTTGGCAGGAGGCCTCTCCTTTCCGAACTCAAACTCCTGGTGGGTCCCCCCCGAGATCGAGAATCATTTAA